The following are encoded together in the Polycladomyces subterraneus genome:
- the coaBC gene encoding bifunctional phosphopantothenoylcysteine decarboxylase/phosphopantothenate--cysteine ligase CoaBC — protein sequence MKGKRIVVGITGGIAAYKAAALVSALAKLEADVRVIMTESATRFITPLTLQTLSRHHVAVDTFDERDPAVVSHIDLADHADLFVIAPATANLLGKLAHGLGDDMLTTALLATQAPVLIAPAMNVHMYENPIVQENIAKLKRLGYHFIDPGEGQLACGYVGRGRMAEPEEIVERIRELLAEPVTDLSGKCVIVTAGPTREPMDPVRFISNRSSGKMGYALAEAARAAGAEVVLISGPVSLKTPQGVRRVDVGTADEMLEAVLRDLPRADVVIKAAAVADYRPAHVADYKIKKTGEEMVVRLERTPDIAQEVGRRKQPHQLLVGFAAETDHVATYAQDKLKRKNMDLIVANDVTLPGAGFDGDTNIVTVYDRDGEVLRLPMLSKREVARRLIGLIGERLHAR from the coding sequence ATGAAGGGGAAACGCATCGTGGTCGGCATCACCGGTGGGATCGCCGCTTACAAGGCTGCTGCGCTGGTCAGTGCGCTGGCGAAACTGGAGGCCGATGTTCGCGTGATCATGACCGAATCGGCCACCCGTTTCATTACCCCGCTCACACTGCAAACACTCTCGCGGCATCATGTGGCGGTGGATACCTTTGACGAGCGCGATCCGGCAGTGGTCTCTCATATTGATCTGGCCGATCATGCCGATCTATTCGTTATCGCCCCCGCTACGGCCAATCTGCTGGGGAAACTGGCGCACGGCTTGGGGGACGATATGCTGACGACGGCCTTATTGGCTACCCAAGCACCAGTGTTGATTGCTCCTGCGATGAACGTGCATATGTACGAAAATCCGATCGTCCAAGAAAACATAGCCAAATTGAAGCGGCTGGGCTATCACTTCATCGATCCTGGTGAAGGACAGCTGGCATGCGGTTACGTCGGCCGTGGGCGTATGGCGGAACCGGAGGAGATCGTCGAAAGAATTCGGGAACTCTTGGCGGAGCCGGTGACAGATCTCTCCGGCAAATGCGTGATCGTCACGGCAGGCCCCACCCGGGAGCCGATGGACCCTGTACGGTTTATTTCCAATCGTTCCTCCGGCAAGATGGGATACGCACTGGCGGAAGCCGCACGCGCTGCAGGAGCAGAAGTCGTCCTGATCAGCGGCCCCGTCTCTCTGAAGACGCCGCAGGGTGTCCGGCGGGTAGATGTGGGCACGGCAGATGAGATGCTGGAAGCCGTCCTGCGTGATTTGCCCCGGGCTGACGTGGTGATCAAGGCAGCGGCGGTGGCGGACTACCGGCCGGCACACGTGGCAGATTACAAGATTAAAAAGACCGGGGAGGAAATGGTTGTTCGACTGGAACGGACCCCGGACATCGCCCAAGAGGTGGGGCGACGCAAACAACCTCACCAGTTGCTGGTCGGATTCGCTGCGGAAACTGATCATGTCGCGACATACGCACAAGACAAACTGAAGCGAAAGAATATGGACCTCATCGTTGCCAACGACGTCACACTGCCCGGTGCCGGGTTTGACGGTGATACCAACATTGTCACCGTCTACGACAGAGACGGGGAAGTACTCCGTTTGCCGATGCTGTCCAAGCGGGAAGTGGCCCGGCGGCTGATCGGCTTGATCGGAGAGAGGTTGCATGCGCGCTGA
- the rpoZ gene encoding DNA-directed RNA polymerase subunit omega gives MLYPSIDKLMEKTDSKYSLVVLAAKRARQLLDGTKPGIEPRSNKYVGIALEEIAADVVKPQEDDTTN, from the coding sequence ATGCTCTATCCGTCGATAGACAAGTTGATGGAAAAAACAGACAGCAAATACTCGCTGGTGGTGTTGGCCGCCAAACGGGCGAGGCAGCTCCTGGACGGCACGAAACCAGGGATTGAACCCCGTTCCAACAAATATGTGGGTATAGCGCTCGAGGAAATCGCCGCTGATGTGGTGAAACCGCAAGAGGACGATACTACCAATTAA
- the gmk gene encoding guanylate kinase, translating to MQFSHQKQGLLIVLSGPSGAGKGTVCARLRNFMPELTYSVSATTRKPREGEQEGVNYFFKTREEFEEMIRNDELLEWAEYVGNYYGTPRRFVEERLAEGQDVLLEIEVQGAMQVKRRFPHGVFIFLVPPSLEELRRRIEGRGTETDEVVEQRLDTAAKELDLIQHYDYVVVNDRVDAACDRIRSIIIAEHCRRERLMAIWE from the coding sequence ATGCAATTCTCCCATCAAAAACAAGGTCTTCTCATCGTTCTTTCCGGCCCTTCCGGGGCGGGAAAGGGAACTGTTTGTGCGCGTTTGCGCAATTTTATGCCCGAGTTGACCTATTCTGTCTCCGCCACGACACGAAAACCGCGTGAAGGAGAACAAGAAGGGGTCAATTATTTTTTCAAGACGCGAGAAGAGTTTGAAGAGATGATCCGCAACGACGAACTCTTGGAATGGGCCGAATATGTGGGGAACTACTATGGGACCCCCCGTCGTTTTGTCGAAGAACGCCTTGCCGAAGGACAAGACGTTCTCTTGGAAATCGAGGTACAGGGGGCTATGCAGGTCAAACGACGTTTTCCCCACGGCGTGTTCATCTTTTTGGTACCCCCTTCATTGGAAGAATTGAGACGGCGGATTGAAGGAAGGGGTACTGAAACGGACGAAGTGGTTGAGCAGCGACTGGACACCGCTGCAAAAGAACTGGATCTGATCCAACACTATGACTACGTGGTCGTCAACGACCGTGTGGATGCGGCTTGCGATCGGATTCGTTCGATCATTATCGCTGAACATTGCCGCAGAGAACGCCTCATGGCCATTTGGGAATAG
- the remA gene encoding extracellular matrix/biofilm regulator RemA → MGIKLINIGFGNIVSANRIISIVSPDSAPIKRIIQEARERGMLIDATYGRRTRAVIITDSDHVILSAVQPETVAHRLTSKDHNEEIVE, encoded by the coding sequence TTGGGTATCAAACTGATCAACATCGGTTTTGGCAACATCGTCTCAGCCAACCGGATCATTTCCATCGTCAGCCCGGATTCCGCACCGATCAAGCGGATCATACAGGAGGCGAGAGAACGCGGCATGTTGATTGATGCCACATACGGCAGACGTACTCGAGCGGTGATCATCACCGACAGCGATCATGTGATTTTGTCTGCCGTTCAGCCGGAAACTGTGGCGCATCGCCTGACGAGTAAAGATCACAATGAGGAAATTGTCGAATAG